The DNA sequence CTTTCAAGGTCCGTTGATGAGACCTTCATCATGAGCTCAAATATGTTCCCTGAGAGCATTGCCTTCTTAACAGGTGTGAATTCCCCTGAGTCCGCCATGAACGCATTGTTGGCCTCCACCGAGAAATCACCGGATATTGGATTTGCTGTGTGGGCTCCAAGGACATCTGTGACAAAGATCCCCCTGAAGTCGTCCAGTGGCACTGTACTGTCAAATTCAAGTATGAAGTTGGTGGTTGAGACGGCCGGGACCTCCATGTAGCCCCTCAGACCATTACCTGTGCTATCAGCCCGCCCCTTTGATGCTGTGTATATGTTATGCATGTATCCCCTCAGAATTCCATCCTCAACAAGGGCTGTCCTCTGGGAGGGTGTCCCCTCACCATCAAAGGGGGCTGATCCCAGGCCCCCCTCAAGGGTACCGTCATCGTATACTGAGAGGCCCTCACCTGTGACCTGGCTTCCAATCCTATCTGCCAGTACGGACCTCCCCCTCTGGACGTTATCTGCGCTGAATGCGCCTGCGAATGTTCCAAGGAGTCCTGCTGCTGCATGGTAGTCCAGGACTGCGGGGATCCTGCCGCTTTCAATACTCCTGCCCCCCATCGAATCCCTTGCAATCCGGCAGGCCCTTCCAGCTACCCATTCAGGGTTGATGTCAAGTTTGCAGGAGGAGTCTGATTCGTAGGCGGTTGTCTTCATGCCATTCTCCCCGGCTGTCACAGATATGTGGGCTGAGAACCCTGTTGAAGATGATGACTCCTCAACACCCTCCGAGTTTAGGATGAATGTTTCAATCCTGGATGCGGTGAACCCGCCGCTGGTGGGTTTGCATCCCTCCTCCAGGACCCTGTTGATCATTCTACCGGCCATCTCCACGGAGTCCTCAACTTCAAGGTCATCGAAGGACCTGTCATGGATCCCCTTCACCGATGGATATGTGGAGGGTTCAGAGAACCCGAAGTTTTCATCAGGATCTGCAAGCTGGAGGTTCTGGGCCGCCATCCTCACAGCTACGTCCACCCCATCAGGATCCGATGTGTAGGCAAACCCCATTCGCCCCTCCTTCAGGATGCGGATGCCTATCCCTGTCATGGATTCAATTTTCCCGAAGTC is a window from the Methanothermobacter thermautotrophicus str. Delta H genome containing:
- a CDS encoding TldD/PmbA family protein, with the translated sequence MFGIGEEAVKLALRYGEMAEVYIEREKTLEVEIQRDLIDFGKIESMTGIGIRILKEGRMGFAYTSDPDGVDVAVRMAAQNLQLADPDENFGFSEPSTYPSVKGIHDRSFDDLEVEDSVEMAGRMINRVLEEGCKPTSGGFTASRIETFILNSEGVEESSSSTGFSAHISVTAGENGMKTTAYESDSSCKLDINPEWVAGRACRIARDSMGGRSIESGRIPAVLDYHAAAGLLGTFAGAFSADNVQRGRSVLADRIGSQVTGEGLSVYDDGTLEGGLGSAPFDGEGTPSQRTALVEDGILRGYMHNIYTASKGRADSTGNGLRGYMEVPAVSTTNFILEFDSTVPLDDFRGIFVTDVLGAHTANPISGDFSVEANNAFMADSGEFTPVKKAMLSGNIFELMMKVSSTDLERRQVGGFVTAPLMVEDVHVTG